The following coding sequences are from one Rhipicephalus microplus isolate Deutch F79 chromosome 3, USDA_Rmic, whole genome shotgun sequence window:
- the LOC142803961 gene encoding uncharacterized protein LOC142803961, translated as MQSAVNKADQLTHFLAGLTNSFDVICLTETWYRHETDVLRMPGYNSFYVNRTAKRGGGVALLVKNTYVCELLSEHCFCNEDIEMLTVKSACQSFSVLYRRPQGNLSTFFYYFEREIFFFNSEKFSSCIAGDFNIDMSTSSPAQQQLSSIIQAAGFHSVISSPTRITATCSSLLDLIITNSNSAFLSGRIAVDISDHLPIFLFLQKQTDSKANTKTQRQLLSQERLEQFRSRIALVDWAPVYKENTADGAYSKFLEMFLLLYNACFPIVTINASKNARKPWMTSQLTRQVKKKHKMFAVFIKTRDTDVLAQYKSLRNRLNREIRVARTAYYNNLFDKNLSKKPKEKWRCLNMLLNRNTIGRNITSLVIEGNETSGSHLANTFNKFFSEVGHSDFNAGISSFLGDKLGPSLFFAPTDETEVFSICRKLKDTSSLDTHNIQSRPVKYVLDIITPCLTHIYNTALTTAHFPADMQLARVTVIYKKGDANVLGNYRPVSILPYFSKGLEQLIRVRLNGFLLKHSVITDCQYGFTQNRSTEHALLVQKEYILKNFETQLLTLGIFVDFSKAFDCLNHDILFAKLEHYGVRGHALNLLKSYLGSRSQYVVINNCASQTLSISNGVPQGSILGPLLFNVYINDIPNISTHAKYIIYADDTSLFFSSNDIGHLEKIANDALSSLAMWSSVNSLKINKQKTKAVLFLPKRKQVFLPPCLYLGDTVIECVDTFKSLGITFSNTMSWDAHVNNLSSTLSRIIGITSRNRYIFPTKTKLTLYYAFFYSHISYCLLVWGNTTVSNIIKLQALQKKMLRAIVNGSYDSPTKHIFLQYNIVPVNKLFDYRFACFYKRIIRKNDPFLSKIAPLTFRHSSYDTRAQSSYVLPKCRTNYGFSMLSYIVPNFLNTSFYDCLNTMSLSAIRKSIIRQYVSS; from the coding sequence ATGCAATCTGCTGTGAACAAAGCTGATCAACTGACCCATTTTTTGGCAGGCTTAACAAACTCGTTTGACGTCATCTGTTTAACTGAAACGTGGTACCGTCATGAAACGGATGTTTTGCGCATGCCCGGCTATAATTCTTTTTATGTTAACCGTACAGCGAAACGTGGGGGAGGTGTTGCGCTACTAGTGAAAAACACCTATGTCTGTGAACTGCTATCTGAACACTGCTTTTGTAATGAGGACATAGAAATGCTAACTGTGAAGTCGGCCTGTCAATCATTCTCAGTCCTTTATCGCCGCCCTCAGGGAAATTTATCcacatttttttattactttgaaCGCGAGATATTCTTTTTCAATTCAGAAAAATTCTCTTCTTGTATAGCTGGAGACTTCAACATAGATATGAGCACTTCCAGCCCCGCGCAGCAACAGTTGTCATCAATCATCCAGGCTGCCGGTTTTCACAGTGTAATTAGTAGTCCTACACGAATCACTGCTACTTGCTCTTCACTGCTGGACCTTATAATTACTAATAGCAATAGTGCGTTCCTTTCCGGCCGCATAGCAGTCGAtataagtgaccacttgcctattttCTTGTTTCTGCAAAAGCAAACCGATTCAAAAGCAAATACAAAAACTCAGCGGCAACTTTTGTCTCAAGAGAGGCTCGAACAATTCAGGAGCCGCATTGCTTTAGTGGATTGGGCTCCAGTATACAAAGAAAATACAGCTGACGGTGCTTACAGCAAATTCCTAGAAATGTTTCTTTTGTTATACAATGCGTGTTTTCCCATTGTTACTATAAATGCATCTAAGAATGCCCGTAAACCCTGGATGACCAGTCAGCTTACACGACAAgttaaaaagaaacacaagatgTTTGCGGTGTTCATTAAAACGAGAGACACCGACGTACTAGCACAGTACAAATCACTGCGCAACCGCTTGAATAGAGAAATTAGAGTAGCGAGAACTGCTTATTACAATAACTTATTCGACAAAAATCTTTCTAAAAAGCCAAAAGAAAAATGGAGATGCTTAAACATGCTTTTAAATAGAAACACGATCGGCAGAAATATAACAAGTTTAGTAATTGAAGGCAACGAAACGTCCGGCTCGCATCTCGCTAACACTTTTAATAAATTTTTCTCTGAGGTAGGTCACAGTGATTTCAATGCTGGAATCTCTAGTTTTCTAGGCGACAAACTAGGACCATCCTTATTTTTTGCACCAACAGATGAAACGGAAGTTTTTTCTATATGCAGAAAGTTAAAAGATACCTCTAGTCTTGATACGCACAATATTCAAAGTCGGCCAGTGAAGTATGTTCTTGATATAATTACGCCTTGTCTAACACACATTTATAACACCGCGCTTACAACAGCTCATTTTCCTGCTGATATGCAACTAGCCAGGGTGACCGTGATTTATAAGAAAGGAGACGCCAACGTTTTGGGAAACTACAGGCCAGTGTCTATTCTTCCGTATTTCTCTAAGGGGTTAGAACAACTAATCCGCGTTCGACTCAACGGCTTTCTTCTTAAACATTCCGTAATAACTGACTGTCAATATGGCTTTACGCAAAACAGATCTACGGAACATGCGCTACTTGTTCAAAAagaatatatattaaaaaatttTGAGACACAGCTCTTAACTCTTGGTATTTTTGTTGATTTCAGCAAAGCCTTCGACTGCTTAAATcatgatattctttttgcaaaaTTAGAGCACTACGGTGTACGTGGACACGCCCTTAACCTATTGAAGTCATACCTGGGCTCACGGTCTCAATACGTAGTCATTAACAATTGCGCTTCACAGACTCTAAGTATTTCaaatggcgtccctcagggtagCATTTTGGGGCCGCTGCTATTTAatgtatatataaatgatattccTAATATCAGCACTCATGCGAAATAcattatatatgcagatgacaccagcCTATTTTTTTCCTCTAATGACATAGGACACTTAGAAAAAATTGCAAACGATGCGCTCTCATCACTTGCTATGTGGTCTTCAGTTAACTCTTTGAAAATAAACAAACAGAAAACGAAAGCAGTACTTTTCCTACCTAAAAGAAAACAAGTGTTTCTACCCCCCTGCTTATACCTAGGTGATACTGTGATCGAGTGCGTGGACACCTTTAAATCATTAGGAATAACATTCAGTAATACAATGTCATGGGATGCACATGTTAATAATCTTTCCTCAACACTCTCTAGAATAATTGGAATCACTTCTCGTAACAGATATATTTTTCCAACCAAAACAAAACTTACTTTGTACTATGCATTTTTCTATTCCCATATAAGCTATTGCCTACTAGTATGGGGCAATACAACGGTGTCAAATATAATAAAACTACAAGCCCTACAAAAGAAAATGCTCCGCGCAATTGTGAATGGCTCCTACGATTCGCCCACTAAACATATCTTCCTACAATATAATATTGTACCAGTCAACAAATTATTCGACTACAGATTTGCATGTTTTTATAAAAGAATAATAAGGAAAAATGACCCCTTTTTATCTAAAATTGCTCCACTTACGTTTCGCCACTCATCATATGATACTAGAGCCCAAAGTAGTTATGTGTTACCAAAGTGTAGAACAAATTATGGTTTTTCTATGTTGAGTTATATTGTGCCAAATTTCTTGAACACATCATTTTATGACTGCCTGAATACTATGTCTCTTTCTGCCATTCGCAAGAGCATTATTCGGCAATATGTATCATCGTAA